A genomic region of bacterium contains the following coding sequences:
- a CDS encoding SdpI family protein codes for WLGFGFGALFIALGNYLPQLPRNFFFGVRSPWTLASEEVWKRTHIVSGYCFVAGGLLMILLALFNVNMIWSMLGIVVPVSLFCSFVYPYFLFKKLQKENGKDVQL; via the coding sequence GTTGGTTGGGATTTGGTTTCGGCGCCCTGTTCATCGCGCTGGGCAACTATCTGCCGCAATTGCCGCGCAATTTTTTCTTCGGGGTCCGTTCGCCCTGGACCCTGGCCTCTGAAGAGGTTTGGAAACGCACGCATATCGTCTCCGGTTATTGTTTTGTCGCCGGCGGCCTGCTGATGATCTTGCTGGCCCTGTTCAACGTCAATATGATCTGGAGCATGCTCGGCATCGTGGTGCCGGTCTCCCTGTTCTGCTCGTTTGTCTATCCCTATTTCTTGTTTAAAAAATTGCAAAAGGAAAATGGCAAAGATGTCCAATTATAG